In Dromaius novaehollandiae isolate bDroNov1 chromosome 4, bDroNov1.hap1, whole genome shotgun sequence, a single genomic region encodes these proteins:
- the RHOH gene encoding rho-related GTP-binding protein RhoH, producing MLDSIKCVLVGDSAVGKTSLLVRFTSETFPDAYRPTVYENTGVDVFMDGVQISLGLWDTSGSDAFKGIRPLSYQQADVVLMCYSVANHNSFLNLRNKWIGEIRNHLPRIPVLVVATQTDQRDTGPYSSSCISPMDGKRLAQDVRAKGYLECSALSNRGVQQVFEYAVRTAVNQAKRQNRRKLFSINECKIF from the coding sequence atgctggattCAATCAAGTGTGTACTGGTGGGAGACTCCGCAGTGGGGAAAACATCACTCTTGGTACGTTTCACCTCTGAGACTTTTCCAGATGCTTACAGACCCACTGTGTATGAAAATACGGGAGTGGATGTCTTCATGGATGGTGTACAGATTAGTCTAGGTCTTTGGGACACATCTGGCAGTGATGCCTTCAAAGGCATTCGTCCCCTCTCATACCAGCAGGCAGATGTGGTGTTAATGTGCTACTCAGTGGCAAACCACAACTCCTTTCTAAACCTGAGGAATAAATGGATTGGCGAGATCCGCAACCACTTGCCCCGCATCCCCGTATTGGTAGTGGCTACTCAGACTGACCAGCGAGATACAGGGCCCTACAGTTCCTCCTGCATCAGCCCGATGGACGGAAAGCGCCTCGCCCAGGATGTCCGGGCCAAAGGCTATTTGGAGTGCTCTGCCCTCAGCAACAGAGGAGTGCAGCAGGTGTTCGAGTACGCGGTCCGCACGGCGGTCAATCAAGCCAAAAGACAGAACAGGCGGAAGCTCTTCTCCATTAACGAGTGCAAGATCTTTTGA